One part of the Malus sylvestris chromosome 2, drMalSylv7.2, whole genome shotgun sequence genome encodes these proteins:
- the LOC126598471 gene encoding uncharacterized protein LOC126598471 gives MARSVLLGGGGAPPSHNSDCRRLLLRPIAVAPQTSLKLGAVKAAAAPPTIHCRFNKNVLGLQIKETRHAVSASNSNPPDGDWTKDKSGEVETNDAAPQGPPPLTILAGFLVLILVFWVLGSILMWVISLLFRLPPSK, from the exons ATGGCAAGATCTGTGTTGTTGGGTGGAGGCGGAGCGCCACCATCCCATAATTCCGATTGCCGGCGGCTTCTGCTTCGTCCAATCGCGGTAGCACCTCAGACTTCCCTCAAACTCGGCGCCGTTaaagcagcagcagcaccacCGACTATCCATTGCAG GTTCAACAAGAATGTTTTGGGATTGCAAATAAAGGAAACGAGGCACGCCGTGTCTGCATCAAACTCCAACCCTCCAGATGGAGATTGGACCAAGGATAAATCAGGTGAGGTTGAAACGAATGATGCTGCTCCCCAGGGCCCTCCTCCGCTAACCATTTTGGCTGGATTTCTAGTCCTTATTCTCGTGTTTTGGGTTCTTGGATCGATCCTAATGTGGGTGATTAGTCTTCTTTTTAGGTTGCCTCCGTCAAAATAG